From one Rhizobium lentis genomic stretch:
- the frr gene encoding ribosome recycling factor, translating to MSEGIDIKELRRRMDGAVSAFKSDIASLRTGRASANILDPVTIEAYGSRVPLNQVANITVPEPRMLTVSVWDKSMVSAVERGIRESNLGLNPIVDGQSLRIPLPELNEERRKSLVKVAHDYAEKSKVAIRHVRRDGMDGLKKAEKDGVIGQDESRAQSERVQKMTDETISEIDRLLGEKEKEIMQV from the coding sequence ATGAGTGAAGGTATCGACATCAAGGAACTGAGGCGCCGCATGGACGGCGCGGTTTCCGCATTCAAGAGCGACATCGCATCGTTGCGCACCGGCCGCGCTTCGGCCAACATCCTCGATCCCGTGACGATCGAGGCCTATGGTTCGCGCGTGCCGCTGAACCAGGTCGCAAACATCACCGTGCCCGAGCCGCGCATGCTGACGGTTTCCGTCTGGGACAAGTCGATGGTCAGCGCCGTCGAGCGTGGCATCCGTGAATCCAATCTCGGTCTCAACCCGATCGTCGATGGCCAGAGCCTGCGCATCCCGCTGCCGGAGCTGAACGAGGAGCGCCGCAAGTCGCTCGTCAAGGTGGCCCACGATTATGCCGAAAAGAGCAAGGTTGCGATTCGCCACGTCCGCCGCGACGGCATGGACGGCCTCAAGAAGGCGGAAAAGGACGGTGTAATCGGCCAGGATGAGAGCCGTGCGCAGTCCGAACGCGTGCAGAAGATGACGGACGAGACGATTTCCGAAATCGACCGCTTGCTTGGCGAGAAGGAAAAGGAAATCATGCAGGTCTAA
- a CDS encoding isoprenyl transferase, whose product MSKSVFVTVPEHVAIIMDGNGRWAKQRGLPRTMGHRKGVEAVRETVRAAGAVGIKYLTLFAFSSENWRRPEAEVSDLLGLLKAFIRRDLAELHRQNVRIKVIGDRHSLRSDILGLLLEAEETTKDNTALTLVIAFNYGSRDEISRAVVSLAKDVEDGRLRAQDITPSLINARLDTAGIPDPDLIIRTSGEERLSNFLLWQAAYSEFIFVPEYWPDFSPEIFRLALEKFASRDRRFGGLSSQAAAVGT is encoded by the coding sequence ATGTCGAAATCTGTATTTGTGACTGTGCCAGAGCATGTTGCCATCATCATGGACGGCAATGGCCGTTGGGCCAAGCAGCGCGGCTTGCCGCGCACGATGGGCCATCGGAAGGGCGTCGAGGCGGTCCGCGAAACAGTGCGTGCCGCCGGTGCCGTCGGCATAAAATATCTCACCCTCTTTGCCTTCTCCTCGGAGAACTGGCGCCGGCCCGAAGCCGAGGTTTCCGATCTGCTCGGTCTGCTCAAGGCTTTCATCCGTCGCGACCTGGCCGAGCTTCATCGCCAGAATGTGCGGATCAAGGTGATCGGCGACCGCCACAGCCTGCGCAGTGATATTCTCGGCCTGCTGCTCGAGGCGGAGGAGACCACCAAGGACAATACGGCGCTGACGCTGGTCATCGCCTTCAACTACGGCTCACGCGATGAAATCTCCCGCGCCGTGGTGAGCCTGGCGAAGGACGTCGAGGACGGCCGCCTGAGGGCGCAGGACATCACGCCGTCGCTGATCAACGCCCGTCTCGACACGGCCGGCATCCCCGATCCGGATCTCATCATCCGCACCAGCGGTGAGGAACGGCTTTCGAACTTCCTGCTCTGGCAGGCCGCCTATTCGGAATTCATCTTCGTCCCGGAATATTGGCCCGATTTCAGCCCCGAGATTTTCCGCTTGGCGCTCGAAAAATTCGCCTCCCGCGACCGGCGCTTCGGCGGCCTGTCATCGCAGGCGGCCGCGGTCGGCACCTGA
- a CDS encoding phosphatidate cytidylyltransferase — protein MQQELKLRIVSGLILAVIVLVATWYGGLAFRILATVIGLLIYYEWSKITGVARDWVANVVGWIGEAAIAVLVLIGNFEFAAGMLAGVTAVGIALIILHGTSRWLPAGLFYAGATGLALAAIRGDDQPGLYAMFFIFAVVWATDILAYFVGRALGGPKLAPSISPGKTWSGAIGGAVSAVAAGVLLAHFLFPGTEILAAGLAFVLSACSQSGDLFESFIKRKFGVKDSSRLIPGHGGVMDRVDGLIFACFAASLLAGLFSLIKGTGMISLGAALFGL, from the coding sequence ATGCAGCAGGAACTGAAACTGCGCATTGTTTCAGGACTGATTCTCGCGGTCATCGTTCTTGTCGCCACCTGGTATGGCGGCCTTGCCTTTCGTATTCTGGCCACCGTAATCGGCCTGCTGATCTATTATGAATGGTCGAAAATAACAGGCGTTGCGCGTGACTGGGTTGCCAATGTGGTCGGCTGGATCGGCGAGGCGGCGATCGCTGTCCTCGTGCTTATCGGCAATTTCGAATTCGCCGCCGGCATGCTGGCCGGCGTCACCGCCGTCGGCATAGCCCTGATCATCCTGCACGGCACGAGCCGCTGGTTGCCGGCGGGCCTCTTTTATGCCGGCGCTACCGGTCTGGCGCTCGCCGCGATCAGAGGCGATGACCAGCCGGGCCTCTACGCCATGTTTTTCATCTTTGCCGTGGTCTGGGCGACCGATATCCTCGCCTATTTCGTCGGCAGGGCGCTTGGGGGACCGAAGCTTGCCCCGTCGATCTCGCCGGGAAAGACATGGTCGGGCGCAATCGGCGGCGCCGTTTCTGCGGTCGCAGCCGGTGTCCTTCTCGCCCATTTCCTCTTTCCGGGCACCGAAATCCTCGCCGCCGGCTTGGCGTTCGTTCTGTCCGCTTGCAGCCAGTCTGGCGATCTTTTCGAATCCTTCATCAAGCGAAAATTCGGGGTCAAGGATTCAAGCCGTCTCATTCCCGGCCATGGCGGCGTTATGGATCGCGTCGACGGACTGATTTTCGCCTGTTTTGCAGCGTCCTTGCTTGCGGGACTATTTTCCCTGATAAAGGGGACAGGAATGATATCGCTCGGGGCAGCATTGTTCGGCCTCTGA
- the rseP gene encoding RIP metalloprotease RseP, with amino-acid sequence MDVMTGLYAFVMGNIVTFILVLSLLVFVHEMGHYLVGRWSGIRILAFSVGFGPEIFGFTDRHGTRWKISVIPLGGYVRFFGDEDASSKPDSDRLAAMSEEDRARSFAGAKLWKRAATVAAGPIANFLLAIAIFTVLFSVYGRMIADPVVAEVKPETSAAAAGILPGDLLVAIDGGKVETFDDVRRYVGMRPGQKIVVTIERGGQKLDVPMVPQRVDTTDQFGNKMEVGQIGIVTDKDAGNFRLQTYSPLQALREGVIATGEIVTGTFKYIGNVFNGSMRADQLGGPIRVAQASGQMAKLGVGAVLQLAAALSVSIGLLNLMPVPVLDGGHLMFYAVEAVRGKPLGSKTQEIAFRIGLAMILTLMVFTTWNDISLSAG; translated from the coding sequence ATGGACGTGATGACCGGCTTATACGCATTTGTGATGGGGAATATCGTCACCTTCATCCTGGTGCTCTCGCTGCTCGTCTTCGTGCATGAGATGGGCCATTACCTTGTCGGACGTTGGAGCGGCATCCGCATCCTTGCCTTTTCGGTCGGCTTCGGCCCCGAGATTTTCGGTTTCACCGACCGCCACGGAACGCGCTGGAAGATCTCGGTGATCCCGCTCGGCGGCTACGTCCGTTTCTTCGGCGACGAGGATGCCTCGAGCAAACCGGACAGCGACAGGCTCGCCGCCATGTCGGAGGAGGACAGGGCGCGTTCCTTTGCCGGAGCCAAGTTATGGAAACGTGCCGCGACCGTCGCCGCCGGCCCGATCGCCAATTTTCTGCTGGCGATTGCCATCTTCACCGTTCTTTTCAGCGTCTATGGCCGCATGATCGCCGATCCTGTCGTCGCCGAGGTCAAGCCGGAGACCTCTGCCGCCGCCGCCGGCATCCTTCCGGGCGATCTGCTGGTTGCCATCGATGGCGGCAAGGTCGAGACCTTCGACGATGTGCGCCGTTATGTCGGCATGCGCCCAGGCCAGAAGATTGTCGTGACGATCGAACGCGGCGGCCAGAAGCTCGATGTGCCGATGGTGCCGCAGCGCGTAGACACGACCGACCAGTTCGGCAACAAGATGGAAGTTGGCCAGATCGGCATCGTGACCGACAAGGATGCCGGAAATTTCCGCCTGCAGACCTATTCGCCGCTCCAGGCGTTGCGCGAAGGGGTGATCGCGACAGGAGAAATCGTCACCGGCACCTTCAAATATATCGGCAATGTCTTCAATGGTTCGATGCGGGCCGATCAGCTGGGCGGTCCGATCCGCGTGGCGCAGGCTTCCGGCCAGATGGCGAAGCTCGGTGTCGGGGCAGTGTTGCAGCTTGCTGCGGCACTGTCAGTTTCGATAGGATTGCTTAACCTGATGCCCGTTCCGGTACTTGATGGCGGCCACCTGATGTTCTATGCGGTGGAGGCGGTGCGGGGCAAACCCCTGGGCTCCAAGACCCAGGAAATTGCATTTCGCATCGGTTTGGCAATGATACTGACATTGATGGTTTTCACGACCTGGAACGACATCAGTCTGAGCGCAGGGTAA
- the bamA gene encoding outer membrane protein assembly factor BamA, translated as MKAGSKFLNAVSAVALSASVVASGAGALTFVSATAAEAAVIQRIDVRGASRVGAEAVRSNLTIAPGKSFSNTDIDNSVKQLYGTGYFSDVKISVSGSTLVVNVQEAQLVNQVVFNGNRKIKDDKLATIVQTHAAGPYSDTQIQADIQAIKEAYAATGRSEVEVTTQVVPLGEGRVNLAFVINEGDRTKIDSINFVGNNAYSAGRLAAVINTKRSNFLSFLTRKDVYNEDKLHADEEALRQFYYNRGYADMRIVSSDASFDEATNKYTLTFNIEEGQRYDFGPVTVQSTVEGVGSDQLLPLVRTKEGQVYSAKEVQKSIEAISDQVASAGYPFARVTPRGNRDLNNNTIGVEYLVDQGERAYVERIEIRGNSRTRDYVIRREFDMSEGDAFNQQMITKAKRRLEALGYFSSVNISTQPGSSPDRVVVVVDVQDQSTGSFGIGAGYAAGGDGLLLEASIEEKNFLGRGQYIRISAGGGQEGSRAYGVSFTEPYFLGYRLAAGFDVNRSETSSNDNYDYEETSVVLRVTAPITEDLATTFRYNYKQMKYDADNSDLSDLSAPYQHLVEDSPWTRSSVSQTLTYNTLDDTVLPREGIYATATHEIAGLGGDSQFYKIYGKARYYHLLADDADIIGSVSASAGHVVGFGEHLNVFDQFTLTNGDIRGFENKGIGPRVAGNNDDPLGGTTYFTASAEASFPMPGFPRDFNLRGAVFADAGTLFGNDVDLRGDGIDGEDASLRASVGVGVVWQSPFGALRLDYAIPVLKEDFDKTQNFKFGINNQF; from the coding sequence ATGAAGGCTGGTTCAAAGTTTTTGAACGCAGTATCGGCGGTTGCGCTGTCTGCTAGTGTTGTTGCTTCGGGCGCAGGTGCTTTGACGTTCGTTTCCGCTACCGCCGCCGAGGCCGCGGTCATCCAGCGCATCGATGTGCGCGGCGCGAGCCGCGTCGGCGCGGAAGCTGTCCGGTCGAACCTCACCATCGCCCCCGGCAAGAGCTTTTCGAACACCGATATCGATAACTCCGTCAAACAGCTTTACGGCACGGGCTACTTCTCCGACGTCAAGATTTCGGTTTCGGGAAGCACGCTGGTCGTCAACGTTCAGGAAGCCCAGCTCGTCAATCAGGTCGTCTTCAACGGCAACCGCAAGATCAAGGACGACAAGCTCGCGACGATCGTCCAGACCCATGCAGCCGGTCCTTATAGCGACACGCAGATCCAGGCCGACATCCAGGCGATCAAGGAGGCCTATGCCGCGACCGGCCGCAGCGAAGTCGAAGTGACGACGCAGGTGGTGCCGCTCGGCGAAGGTCGCGTCAATCTCGCCTTCGTCATCAATGAGGGCGATCGCACCAAGATCGATTCGATCAATTTCGTCGGCAACAATGCCTACAGCGCCGGCCGTCTGGCTGCTGTCATCAATACCAAGCGTTCGAACTTCCTTTCGTTCCTGACCCGCAAGGACGTCTATAACGAAGACAAGCTCCACGCCGACGAAGAAGCGCTGCGGCAGTTCTATTACAATCGCGGCTATGCCGATATGCGCATCGTCTCTTCCGATGCGAGCTTCGACGAGGCGACCAACAAGTACACGCTCACCTTCAACATCGAGGAAGGTCAGCGCTACGACTTCGGGCCAGTCACCGTTCAGTCGACCGTCGAAGGCGTCGGCTCCGATCAGTTGCTGCCGCTCGTGCGCACAAAGGAAGGCCAGGTCTACAGCGCCAAAGAGGTGCAGAAGTCGATCGAGGCGATTTCCGATCAGGTGGCGTCAGCCGGTTATCCCTTTGCGCGCGTTACGCCGCGCGGTAACCGCGACCTCAACAACAATACGATCGGCGTCGAATATCTGGTCGACCAGGGCGAACGTGCCTATGTCGAGCGCATCGAGATCCGTGGCAACAGCCGCACGCGCGACTACGTCATCCGGCGCGAATTCGATATGAGTGAAGGCGATGCCTTCAATCAGCAGATGATCACCAAGGCCAAGCGCCGCCTCGAAGCGCTCGGCTACTTCTCTTCCGTCAACATCTCCACCCAGCCGGGCAGCTCTCCGGATCGCGTCGTGGTGGTCGTCGACGTGCAGGATCAGTCGACCGGTTCGTTCGGTATCGGCGCGGGTTATGCCGCCGGCGGCGACGGCCTGCTGCTCGAAGCCTCGATCGAAGAAAAGAACTTCCTCGGCCGCGGCCAATACATCCGTATCTCGGCCGGTGGCGGTCAGGAAGGCTCGCGCGCCTATGGCGTCAGCTTCACCGAACCCTATTTCCTCGGCTATCGTCTGGCGGCGGGCTTCGACGTCAACCGCAGCGAAACGTCGAGCAATGACAACTACGATTACGAGGAAACCAGCGTCGTCCTGCGTGTCACCGCGCCGATCACCGAGGATCTGGCGACGACCTTCCGTTATAACTACAAGCAGATGAAGTATGACGCTGACAACAGCGATCTTTCCGATCTGTCTGCTCCGTATCAGCACCTCGTCGAGGACAGCCCGTGGACGCGGTCGTCCGTATCGCAGACGCTGACCTACAACACACTCGACGACACGGTTCTGCCGCGCGAAGGCATCTACGCAACGGCGACGCATGAAATTGCCGGTCTCGGCGGCGACTCGCAGTTCTATAAGATCTACGGCAAGGCCCGTTACTACCATTTGCTTGCTGATGACGCCGATATCATCGGCTCGGTTTCGGCCTCGGCTGGTCATGTCGTCGGCTTTGGTGAGCACCTGAATGTCTTCGACCAGTTCACGCTGACCAATGGCGACATTCGCGGTTTCGAGAACAAGGGCATCGGCCCACGCGTTGCCGGCAACAACGACGATCCGCTCGGCGGTACGACTTATTTCACGGCATCGGCCGAAGCGAGCTTCCCGATGCCCGGCTTCCCGCGTGACTTCAACTTGCGCGGCGCGGTCTTTGCCGACGCTGGTACGCTGTTCGGCAACGATGTTGACCTGAGGGGCGACGGCATCGACGGCGAAGACGCCTCCCTGCGCGCCTCCGTCGGTGTTGGTGTCGTCTGGCAGTCTCCTTTCGGTGCATTGCGTCTGGATTACGCAATCCCGGTCCTCAAGGAAGACTTCGACAAGACGCAAAACTTCAAGTTTGGCATCAACAACCAATTCTGA
- the lpxD gene encoding UDP-3-O-(3-hydroxymyristoyl)glucosamine N-acyltransferase — translation MEQNFFFLPHEGLRLAELAEFLGAELADADHADVIVRSVAPISRARAGDVCYILSRRNREEFATCEASAVICDKALADLVPPQLPVIFSSNPHAAFAMAGGLFYPAALRPVAIPDESEIAPSAVIDPTAKLEKGVIVEPLAVIGAHAEIGEGTRIGANSVIGPKVKIGRDCSIAAGASILCALIGNRVIIHNGVRIGQDGFGYAPGPGGMIKIVQIGRVIIQDNVEIGANTTVDRGAMDDTVIGEGTKIDNQVQIGHNVQIGRHCAIVSQVGIAGSTKIGNGVQIGGQVGIKGHVTIGDGVQIAAKSGIMTDLAAGGQYGGIPARPLKDYLREAAQQVSKSKLRGRNPGGKQND, via the coding sequence ATGGAGCAAAACTTTTTTTTTCTGCCCCATGAAGGTCTGAGGCTCGCTGAGCTTGCAGAGTTTCTTGGGGCGGAACTCGCCGATGCCGACCATGCCGATGTTATCGTCAGGTCCGTCGCTCCCATTAGCCGGGCGCGGGCGGGCGATGTCTGCTATATCCTCTCGCGCCGCAACCGCGAGGAGTTTGCGACATGCGAGGCCTCGGCAGTGATCTGCGACAAAGCGCTTGCCGATCTCGTTCCTCCGCAGTTGCCGGTTATCTTCTCATCCAATCCGCATGCTGCCTTCGCGATGGCGGGCGGCCTGTTCTACCCCGCAGCATTGCGTCCAGTCGCTATTCCGGATGAGAGCGAGATTGCTCCGAGCGCCGTCATCGATCCGACCGCCAAACTCGAAAAGGGCGTCATCGTCGAACCCCTTGCCGTTATCGGTGCGCATGCCGAGATCGGGGAGGGCACGCGTATCGGCGCGAACAGCGTCATTGGCCCGAAGGTCAAGATCGGCCGGGATTGTTCAATTGCGGCTGGAGCGAGCATTCTTTGTGCGCTGATCGGCAATCGGGTGATCATCCACAACGGAGTTCGGATCGGCCAGGATGGTTTTGGTTATGCACCGGGCCCAGGCGGCATGATCAAGATCGTTCAGATCGGCCGGGTGATCATCCAGGACAATGTTGAGATCGGCGCCAACACGACCGTCGACCGCGGTGCTATGGACGACACGGTGATCGGCGAGGGGACCAAGATCGACAATCAGGTCCAGATCGGCCACAACGTCCAGATCGGCCGCCATTGCGCCATCGTTTCGCAGGTTGGCATCGCCGGCAGCACGAAGATCGGCAATGGTGTTCAGATCGGCGGCCAGGTCGGCATCAAGGGGCATGTGACGATCGGTGACGGCGTGCAGATCGCCGCCAAAAGCGGTATCATGACCGATCTTGCCGCCGGCGGGCAATATGGCGGTATACCTGCACGTCCGCTAAAAGACTATCTGAGAGAGGCCGCGCAGCAGGTTTCGAAGAGCAAGCTGCGCGGAAGGAACCCTGGAGGCAAGCAAAATGACTGA
- the fabZ gene encoding 3-hydroxyacyl-ACP dehydratase FabZ codes for MTEEATTTLSSADITEIMKLLPHRYPFLMVDKIIEIDGDNSAIGIKNVTVNEPHFTGHFPEAPIMPGVLLIEGMAQTAGAICAKKEGQTGNLVYFMTIENARFRKPVVPGDRVEFHVKKQKQRGNIWKFHCDAKVDGALVAEADIGAMIVRKDQA; via the coding sequence ATGACTGAGGAAGCCACGACGACGCTTTCTTCGGCTGACATCACTGAGATCATGAAGCTGCTGCCGCATCGTTATCCGTTCCTCATGGTCGACAAGATCATTGAGATCGACGGCGACAATTCGGCGATCGGCATCAAGAACGTCACCGTGAACGAGCCGCACTTTACCGGTCATTTTCCGGAAGCGCCGATCATGCCCGGGGTTTTGCTGATCGAGGGGATGGCCCAGACGGCGGGCGCGATCTGTGCCAAGAAGGAAGGCCAGACCGGCAACCTCGTCTATTTCATGACCATCGAAAATGCGCGCTTCCGCAAGCCTGTCGTGCCCGGCGATCGTGTCGAATTTCACGTCAAGAAGCAAAAGCAGCGCGGCAATATCTGGAAATTCCATTGCGACGCCAAGGTTGACGGCGCGCTTGTCGCCGAGGCCGATATCGGCGCGATGATCGTTCGTAAGGATCAGGCATGA
- the lpxA gene encoding acyl-ACP--UDP-N-acetylglucosamine O-acyltransferase yields the protein MSNIAESARIHPMAVVEDGAVIGEGVKIGPFCHVGPHVVLHANVELLAHAVVTGRTVIGKGTRIFPMAVIGGDPQSVHHGGEETTLTVGANCTIREGVTMNTGTSDFGGQTIVGDNNLFLANSHVAHDCRVGNHVIMSNNVMLAGHVVIEDRVILGGGSAVHQFTRVGRQAFVGGLSAVSYDVIPYGMLNGNPGLLGGLNVVGMTRAGIDRAVIHRVRRAYKAIFEGAASVRENAAAIRDEYADCEQVVHILDFIAAESDRALSSPTRGQKG from the coding sequence ATGAGCAATATCGCCGAAAGCGCTCGTATTCATCCGATGGCAGTCGTCGAAGACGGGGCTGTTATCGGTGAGGGCGTCAAGATCGGTCCTTTCTGCCATGTTGGACCGCATGTCGTGCTGCATGCCAATGTCGAGCTCCTGGCCCATGCGGTCGTCACCGGCCGCACCGTGATCGGCAAGGGCACGCGCATCTTTCCGATGGCGGTCATCGGCGGCGATCCGCAAAGCGTCCATCACGGCGGCGAGGAGACGACACTGACGGTCGGCGCCAATTGCACGATCCGTGAAGGTGTGACGATGAACACCGGCACCTCCGATTTCGGCGGCCAGACGATCGTCGGCGACAACAATCTTTTCCTTGCCAATTCCCACGTCGCGCATGACTGCCGGGTCGGTAATCATGTCATCATGTCGAACAACGTCATGCTCGCCGGCCATGTCGTTATCGAGGATCGGGTTATCCTTGGCGGCGGATCGGCTGTTCACCAGTTCACCCGCGTCGGCCGTCAGGCTTTCGTCGGCGGTCTGTCGGCGGTGAGTTATGACGTCATCCCCTATGGCATGCTGAACGGCAATCCCGGACTGCTCGGCGGTCTCAACGTCGTCGGCATGACGCGCGCCGGGATCGACCGCGCCGTCATCCACAGGGTGCGCCGCGCCTATAAGGCGATTTTCGAGGGAGCGGCCTCGGTCCGGGAAAACGCCGCTGCGATCCGCGACGAATATGCCGATTGCGAGCAGGTGGTGCATATCCTCGATTTCATCGCCGCCGAGAGCGACCGCGCCCTGTCCTCGCCGACCCGGGGGCAGAAGGGCTAG
- a CDS encoding LpxI family protein, with translation MALSGDTAAGRLAIIAGGGLLPSYVAEAARAAGENPVIVALRDESDRRWEGYDHAVIGIGDFAALDALLNRYGIGRVVMSGSVRRRPEWREVRPTFRILMKVPAAIRTLLSGGDDTVLQMVIRLIEGNGRRVVGAHEIAPDLLATVGPLGGVAPGEEDRRDISRAAEAADMLGRLDVGQGAVSIGGRVVALEGLEGTDEMLDRVAGLRAAGRVSPRRRGVLVKLCKPQQDVRADLPAIGVSTIQNAKKAGLGGIAVEAGRSLVLDRGAVIKAADEAGLFVCGVDRGLPAWGFE, from the coding sequence GTGGCTTTATCAGGCGACACCGCTGCGGGCCGGCTGGCGATCATCGCCGGCGGCGGTCTTCTGCCTTCCTATGTCGCCGAAGCGGCGCGCGCAGCCGGCGAAAATCCCGTCATCGTCGCGTTGAGGGACGAGAGCGATCGGCGCTGGGAGGGATATGATCATGCCGTCATCGGCATCGGAGATTTCGCCGCCCTCGATGCACTGCTCAACCGTTATGGCATCGGCCGTGTGGTGATGTCGGGAAGCGTGCGCCGCCGGCCGGAATGGCGCGAGGTGCGCCCGACCTTCCGGATCCTGATGAAGGTCCCCGCCGCCATTCGCACGCTGCTGTCCGGCGGCGACGATACGGTTCTGCAAATGGTGATCCGGTTGATCGAGGGGAACGGTCGGCGCGTCGTCGGCGCCCATGAGATCGCCCCGGACCTGCTTGCCACTGTTGGTCCGCTTGGCGGGGTCGCACCCGGCGAGGAAGACCGCCGCGATATCAGCCGCGCCGCCGAAGCCGCCGATATGCTCGGCCGGCTGGATGTCGGGCAGGGTGCCGTCAGCATCGGCGGGCGCGTCGTCGCGCTGGAGGGTCTTGAGGGCACCGACGAGATGCTGGATCGTGTCGCTGGCCTCAGAGCTGCCGGCCGCGTCTCGCCACGCCGCCGCGGCGTGCTCGTCAAGCTCTGCAAGCCGCAGCAGGATGTTCGCGCTGACCTGCCGGCGATCGGCGTCTCCACAATCCAGAATGCAAAAAAAGCCGGTCTTGGCGGCATCGCTGTCGAGGCTGGCCGTTCGCTGGTGCTCGATCGCGGCGCCGTCATCAAGGCAGCCGATGAGGCAGGACTCTTCGTCTGCGGCGTCGATCGCGGCCTGCCGGCATGGGGGTTCGAATGA
- the lpxB gene encoding lipid-A-disaccharide synthase, whose amino-acid sequence MNGAPLKIAVIAGEVSGDLLGADLIAALKRIHGGPVELVGVGGEGLQAEGLRSLFDFSELSIMGITQVLSRLPKLLGLIRRTAAEIAAARPDILLIIDSPDFTHRVAKRVRTALPDLPVVNYVCPSVWAWKEYRATRMLAYVDHVLAILPFEPAVMRALGGPETTYVGHRLVADPALLETRRLRAGRQPGNGPILLLPGSRSSEIKKLLPYFELATSELVARNGPMRFILPTVTHKEALVRAMTAGWAVKPEIVVGAEAKWKAFAEADAAMAASGTVILELALADVPVVSAYKVDWIMRMLTSSIKTWTGALPNLIADYSVVPEYLNDIVRGASLARWIERLSADTYQLKAMMEGYELIWQRMQTEKPPGEHAAEILLDVLNKKKPGHF is encoded by the coding sequence ATGAACGGCGCGCCGCTGAAGATCGCCGTCATTGCCGGAGAGGTGTCGGGTGATCTGCTCGGGGCCGATCTCATCGCCGCGCTGAAGCGGATACATGGCGGGCCGGTCGAGCTTGTCGGCGTCGGCGGCGAGGGGCTGCAGGCGGAAGGCTTGAGATCCCTGTTCGATTTTTCCGAATTGTCGATCATGGGCATCACCCAGGTGCTGAGCCGGCTGCCAAAGCTGCTTGGCCTGATCCGCCGAACCGCGGCTGAGATCGCCGCCGCAAGGCCGGACATTCTTCTCATCATCGACAGTCCGGATTTCACCCATCGCGTCGCCAAGCGCGTGCGCACCGCGCTGCCCGATCTGCCGGTCGTCAATTATGTCTGTCCGAGCGTCTGGGCCTGGAAGGAATATCGCGCCACGCGCATGCTTGCCTATGTCGATCATGTGCTCGCCATCCTCCCCTTCGAGCCGGCAGTGATGCGCGCGCTCGGCGGTCCCGAGACCACCTATGTCGGCCATCGCCTGGTCGCCGACCCGGCGTTGCTGGAAACCCGGCGGCTGCGCGCCGGCAGACAGCCCGGTAACGGCCCGATCCTCCTTCTTCCCGGCTCACGTTCCTCCGAGATCAAGAAGCTGCTGCCTTATTTCGAGCTCGCAACAAGCGAACTCGTCGCTCGCAACGGTCCGATGCGTTTCATTCTGCCCACGGTGACACATAAGGAGGCGCTTGTCCGCGCGATGACCGCGGGGTGGGCGGTAAAGCCGGAGATCGTCGTCGGCGCGGAAGCGAAATGGAAGGCCTTTGCCGAGGCCGATGCAGCCATGGCGGCGTCCGGAACAGTTATTCTTGAACTTGCGCTTGCCGATGTCCCGGTCGTCTCCGCGTATAAGGTCGACTGGATCATGCGCATGCTGACATCGAGCATCAAGACCTGGACGGGCGCGCTGCCGAACCTGATCGCCGATTACTCGGTCGTGCCGGAATATCTGAACGACATCGTTCGCGGCGCAAGCCTTGCACGCTGGATAGAGCGGCTGTCGGCCGACACTTACCAGCTCAAGGCGATGATGGAAGGGTATGAGCTGATTTGGCAGCGCATGCAGACGGAGAAGCCGCCTGGCGAGCACGCCGCCGAAATCCTTCTCGACGTGCTGAACAAGAAAAAACCCGGCCATTTCTGA